One genomic segment of Panicum virgatum strain AP13 chromosome 2N, P.virgatum_v5, whole genome shotgun sequence includes these proteins:
- the LOC120662070 gene encoding elongation factor 1-alpha-like, with protein MGKEKVHINIVVIGHVDSGKSTTTGHLIYKLGGIDKRVIERFEKEAAEMNKRSFKYAWVLDKLKAERERGITIDIALWKFETTKYYCTVIDAPGHRDFIKNMITGTSQADCAVLIIDSTTGGFEAGISKDGQTREHALLAFTLGVRQMICCCNKMDATTPKYSKSRYDEIVKEVASYLKKVGYNPDKIPFVPISGFEGDNMIERSTNLDWYKGPTLLEALDQINEPKRPSDKPLRLPLQDVYKIGGIGTVPVGRVETGVLKPGMVVTFAPTGLTTEVKSVEMHHESMQEALPGDNVGFNVKNVAVKDLKRGYVASNSKDDPAKEAASFTAQVIIMNHPGQIGNGYAPVLDCHTSHIAVKFSELLTKIDRRSGKELESAPKFLKNGDAGFVKMIPTKPMVVETFSEYPPLGRFAVRDMRQTVAVGVIKSVEKKDPTGAKVTKAAAKKK; from the exons ATGGGTAAGGAGAAGGTTCACATCAACATCGTGGTCATCGGCCATGTTGACTCTGGCAAGTCCACGACCACCGGCCACCTCATCTACAAGCTGGGAGGCATCGACAAGCGCGTCATCGAGAGGTTCGAGAAGGAGGCTGCCGAGATGAACAAGAGGTCCTTCAAGTACGCCTGGGTCCTCGACAAGCTCAAGGCCGAGCGCGAGAGGGGCATCACCATCGACATTGCCCTGTGGAAGTTCGAGACCACCAAGTACTACTGCACCGTGATCGACGCCCCTGGGCACCGTGACTTCATCAAGAACATGATCACCGGGACCTCCCAGGCCGATTGCGCCGTGCTCATCATCGACTCCACCACCGGTGGCTTTGAGGCCGGTATCTCCAAGGACGGCCAGACCCGTGAGCACGCCCTCCTTGCCTTCACGCTTGGTGTCAGGCAGATGATCTGCTGCTGCAACAAG ATGGACGCCACCACCCCCAAGTACTCCAAGTCTCGGTACGACGAGATCGTGAAGGAAGTGGCGTCGTACCTGAAGAAGGTGGGGTACAACCCGGACAAGATCCCCTTCGTGCCCATCTCCGGGTTTGAAGGTGACAACATGATCGAGAGGTCGACGAACCTGGACTGGTACAAGGGCCCGACCCTCCTGGAGGCGCTGGACCAGATCAACGAGCCGAAGCGGCCGTCGGACAAGCCCCTCCGCCTTCCCCTGCAGGACGTGTACAAGATCGGCGGCATCGGCACCGTCCCGGTGGGCCGCGTGGAGACGGGCGTCCTGAAGCCCGGCATGGTGGTCACCTTCGCGCCCACCGGCCTGACGACGGAGGTGAAGTCGGTGGAGATGCACCACGAGTCGATGCAGGAGGCGCTGCCGGGCGACAACGTGGGGTTCAACGTGAAGAACGTGGCGGTCAAGGACCTGAAGCGCGGCTACGTGGCGTCCAACTCCAAGGACGACCCCGCCAAGGAGGCCGCCAGCTTCACGGCGCAGGTGATCATCATGAACCACCCGGGGCAGATCGGCAATGGCTACGCCCCGGTGCTGGACTGCCACACGTCCCACATCGCCGTCAAGTTCTCGGAGCTGCTGACCAAGATCGACAGGCGCTCCGGCAAGGAGCTCGAGAGCGCCCCCAAGTTCCTCAAGAACGGCGACGCTGGGTTCGTCAAGATGATCCCGACCAAGCCCATGGTGGTGGAGACGTTCTCCGAGTACCCGCCGCTGGGGCGGTTCGCTGTGCGCGACATGAGGCAGACGGTGGCTGTCGGCGTGATCAAGAGCGTGGAGAAGAAGGACCCAACGGGAGCCAAGGTCACCAAGGCTGCTGCCAAGAAGAAATAA
- the LOC120662960 gene encoding cation/H(+) antiporter 28-like, translating to MGLQHHDPSGELRLVVGLHGPQDVSTLVCLMEALRCGGELAAYTVDMVQLTDQTAVAIVKGRGFDGMTVVDEEVLEMRKLIGEALDAYQAECGGPGGMRVRRLLALSSFPDMHSGICMCAEDAMAALVLLPFHKAQRVDGSMDAGHFGFRLVNQKVLQLAPCSVGVVVDRGLGKQEQAVMVFIGGADDREPHVAGGGRGMGYLEKHVAGGAELVAVLRGLQSEYRLFMVGRGRDWSSVLMEGLDEWAECLELGPVGDILASSDFSPTASVLIVQQYDAKKHYKVIDDEFLPLYLAN from the exons ATGGGGCTGCAGCACCACGACCCGTCGGGGGAGCTCCGCCTCGTGGTGGGGCTGCACGGCCCGCAGGACGTGTCGACGCTGGTCTGCCTGATGGAGGCGctgcggtgcggcggcgagctggcCGCCTACACCGTGGACATGGTGCAGCTGACGGACCAGACGGCGGTGGCCATCGTCAAGGGAAGGGGCTTCGACGGCATGACGGTGGTGGACGAGGAGGTGTTGGAGATGCGCAAGCTCATCGGCGAGGCGCTGGACGCGTACCAGGCGGAGTGCGGCGGGCCCGGGGGCATGAGGGTGCGGCGGCTGCTGGCGCTGTCGTCATTCCCGGACATGCACAGCGGCATCTGCATGTGCGCCGAGGACGCCATGGCGGCACTGGTGTTGCTGCCCTTCCACAAGGCGCAGCGGGTGGACGGGAGCATGGACGCGGGCCACTTCGGCTTCCGGCTGGTGAACCAGAAGGTGCTCCAGCTGGCGCCGTGCTCGGTGGGTGTGGTCGTGGACCGGGGCCTCGGGAAGCAGGAGCAGGCGGTGATGGTGTTCATCGGCGGCGCGGACGACCGCGAGCCG cacgtggcgggcggcggcaggggcatgGGGTACCTGGAGAAGCAtgtggcgggcggcgcggagctggTGGCGGTGCTGCGCGGCCTACAGTCGGAGTACCGACTCTTCATGGTGGGGCGCGGCCGCGATTGGAGCTCGGTGCTGATGGAAGGGCTGGACGAGTGGGCCGAGTGCCTGGAGCTGGGCCCCGTCGGCGACATCCTGGCATCCTCCGACTTCTCGCCCACCGCCTCCGTGCTCATCGTACAGCAGTACGACGCCAAGAAGCACTACAAGGTCATCGACGACGAGTTCTTGCCCTTGTATCTAGCTAACTAG
- the LOC120662073 gene encoding rho GTPase-activating protein 7-like isoform X1: MAASASAPGSAERQARGGAALASGNAVFKSGPLFISSKGIGWKSWKKRWFILTRTSLVFFKSDPSTLPQRSGEVNLTLGGIDLNNSGSVVVREDKKLLTVLFPDGRDGRAFTLKAETSEDLFEWKAALEEALAQAPNAALVMGHNGIFRNDTTDVYEGAIPNWREKRPIKSLVVGRPILLALEDIDGSPSFLEKALRFLEKHGIKVEGILRQAADVEEVDRRLQEYEQGRTEFAPEEDAHVIGDCVKHVLRELPSSPVPASCCTALLEAFRLEIKEARINSMRAAVSETFPEPNRRLLQRILRMMHTIASHTAENRMTPSAVAACMAPLLLRPLLAGECEMEDDFDMNGDSAAQLIAAANAANSAQGIVTTLLEEYNNIFNDEHLRCSLSPDSQTGDSGSEESTDDETVDIKDNGFHDAENDVDQDLDDAERILSGKLSETSACTRADLNDYKEVNGNDSDAEPSVEDNTLESNIGPNDAPLSHLTETSSMRVQQALNGKDTSNPVSSHETPLSMGEILLSLDAGIPLAGPGAEYPKDRLSNKPNGNQQHVKRSNLWGRNNARKGQQSELIDPSVEEELAIQRLEVTKNDLQIRIAKEARGNAILQASLERRKQALHERRVALEQDVSRLQEQLQAERDLRAALEVGLSMSSSQLSSSRSMDSKTKAELEEIALAEADVARLKQKVAELHLQLNQQRQHQYGSSVDANDHYQHLPSHISQNIVQPGFDRSIAFCNQEKTQRNEESLPSSSHWRSIKQHVMSHGSSRPFSRKHSLDASLSDSREASTRVPAESGSMLVNIPRTTEQGLEYGRSPAVPSSTLVELTTRLDFFKERRSQLMEQLHSLDLGHGSASHGFPYKPSSPWNSPR, translated from the exons ATGGCGGCGTCGGCATCGGCGCCGGGGTCGGCGGAGCGgcaggctcgcggcggcgcggcgttggCGAGCGGCAACGCG GTATTTAAGAGTGGCCCTCTCTTCATATCATCCAAAG GAATTGGATGGAAATCATGGAAAAAACGTTGGTTCATCCTCACAAGAACATCGCTGGTTTTCTTCAAGAGTGATCCT AGTACATTGCCTCAGCGAAGTGGTGAAGTGAATCTTACATTGGGGGGAATTGACCTGAATAATTCTGGAAG TGTGGTAGTCAGGGAAGACAAAAAGTTGCTGACTGTCCTTTTTCCAGATGGCCGTGATGGCCGTGCCTTCACCTTGAAG GCAGAAACTTCTGAAGACTTATTCGAGTGGAAAGCAGCACTGGAAGAAGCTCTTGCACAGGCTCCAAATGCAGCTCTTGTGATGGGACATAATGGAATATTTCGTAATGACACAACCGATGTATACGAAGGGGCTATTCCAAATT ggagagagaagagaccTATCAAATCACTAGTTGTTGGCAGGCCAATACTGCTTGCACTGGAAGATATAGATGGCAGTCCTTCTTTTCTAGAAAAAGCTTTGCGTTTCCTTGAGAAACATG GAATAAAAGTGGAAGGAATTTTGCGTCAAGCTGCAGATGTGGAGGAGGTTGACAGGAGATTGCAAGAATATGAGCAAG GAAGGACCGAGTTTGCACCAGAAGAGGATGCTCATGTTATTGGTGACTGCGTAAAG CATGTTCTTCGTGAGCTTCCATCATCTCCAGTTCCTGCTTCCTGCTGTACAGCATTATTGGAAGCTTTCC GTCTGGAGATCAAGGAAGCTCGGATCAATTCGATGCGTGCAGCAGTATCTGAAACATTTCCTGAGCCTAATAGGAGGCTGCTACAGAG AATTTTAAGAATGATGCATACCATTGCTTCTCATACTGCTGAGAATCGAATGACTCCATCAGCAGTTGCTGCTTGTATGGCCCCGCTCTTGTTACGTCCCCTTCTGGCCGGTGAATGCGAGATGGAAGATGACTTTGACATGAATGGTGACAGTGCTGCTCAGCTTATTGCGGCAGCTAATGCTGCTAATAGTGCTCAAGGCATTGTCACTACTCTATTAGAGGAATACAATAACATATTCAAC GATGAGCACCTCAGGTGCTCCTTGTCACCAGATTCTCAAACCGGAGATAGTGGAAGTGAAGAATCAACAGATGATGAAACTGTGGATATCAAGGATAATGGATTTCATGATGCAGAAAATGATGTTGATCAGGACTTAGATGATGCCGAGCGAATATTGAGTGGAAAATTGAGTGAAACCAGTGCGTGCACCCGTGCCGACCTCAATGACTACAAG GAGGTTAATGGCAATGATTCAGACGCTGAACCCTCTGTTGAGGACAACACTTTGGAATCAAATATAGGTCCAAATGATGCTCCGCTAAGCCATTTAACTGAAACTAGCTCAATGAGAGTCCAACAAGCATTGAATGGAAAAGATACATCAAATCCAGTTTCCAGTCATGAAACTCCATTGTCAATGGGAGAAATTCTTTTGTCATTGGATGCTGGAATTCCATTAGCTGGTCCTGGAGCTGAATATCCTAAGGACAGgctctccaacaaacccaatGGAAATCAGCAGCATGTGAAGCGTTCTAACTTATGGGGACGCAATAAT GCAAGAAAAGGCCAACAGTCGGAATTAATTGATCCATCTGTCGAAGAAGA GCTTGCTATTCAAAGACTTGAGGTAACAAAGAATGATCTACAGATCAGGATTGCAAAGGAG GCTAGAGGTAATGCAATCCTACAGGCAAGtctggaaagaagaaaacaagCATTACATGAGCGCCGGGTAGCTTTGGAACAGGAT GTGTCAAGGTTGCAAGAGCAGCTACAGGCTGAAAGGGATCTTAGAGCTGCACTCGAGGTTGGATTAAGCATGTCTTCTTCCCAATTGTCTAGTTCACGCTCCATGGATTCAAAG ACAAAGGCAGAGCTTGAGGAGATTGCTCTCGCAGAAGCTGATGTTGCAAGATTAAAACAGAAGGTTGCAGAGCTTCATCTCCAACTCAATCAACAGCGCCAGCACCAATATGGCTCTTCCGTAGATGCTAATGATCATTATCAACACCTTCCAAGTCATATCTCGCA GAATATTGTCCAACCAGGATTTGACAGGAGCATTGCTTTCTGTAATCAAGAGAAGACTCAAAGGAATGAG GAGAGCTTGCCAAGttcatcccactggagaagcaTCAAGCAGCATGTGATGTCGCATGGTTCTTCAAGGCCTTTCTCCCGCAAGCATTCCCTGGATGCCTCCTTGAGTGATTCAAGGGAGGCATCAACAAGGGTGCCTGCAGAGAGTGGGTCAATGCTGGTGAACATCCCCAGAACAACTGAG CAGGGTCTTGAATATGGGAGATCGCCCGCTGTGCCATCGTCCACTCTGGTTGAACTAACTACGAGACTAGATTTCTTCAAAGAACGGCGGTCGCAGTTGATGGAACAACTCCACAGCCTCGATTTGGGTCACGGATCCGCATCCCATGGTTTCCCATACAAACCTTCGTCTCCCTGGAACAGTCCAAGGTAG
- the LOC120662073 gene encoding rho GTPase-activating protein 7-like isoform X2 gives MAASASAPGSAERQARGGAALASGNAVFKSGPLFISSKGIGWKSWKKRWFILTRTSLVFFKSDPSTLPQRSGEVNLTLGGIDLNNSGSVVVREDKKLLTVLFPDGRDGRAFTLKAETSEDLFEWKAALEEALAQAPNAALVMGHNGIFRNDTTDVYEGAIPNWREKRPIKSLVVGRPILLALEDIDGSPSFLEKALRFLEKHGIKVEGILRQAADVEEVDRRLQEYEQGRTEFAPEEDAHVIGDCVKHVLRELPSSPVPASCCTALLEAFRLEIKEARINSMRAAVSETFPEPNRRLLQRILRMMHTIASHTAENRMTPSAVAACMAPLLLRPLLAGECEMEDDFDMNGDSAAQLIAAANAANSAQGIVTTLLEEYNNIFNDEHLRCSLSPDSQTGDSGSEESTDDETVDIKDNGFHDAENDVDQDLDDAERILSGKLSETSACTRADLNDYKEVNGNDSDAEPSVEDNTLESNIGPNDAPLSHLTETSSMRVQQALNGKDTSNPVSSHETPLSMGEILLSLDAGIPLAGPGAEYPKDRLSNKPNGNQQHVKRSNLWGRNNARKGQQSELIDPSVEEELAIQRLEVTKNDLQIRIAKEARGNAILQASLERRKQALHERRVALEQDVSRLQEQLQAERDLRAALEVGLSMSSSQLSSSRSMDSKTKAELEEIALAEADVARLKQKVAELHLQLNQQRQHQYGSSVDANDHYQHLPSHISQNIVQPGFDRSIAFCNQEKTQRNEESLPSSSHWRSIKQHVMSHGSSRPFSRKHSLDASLSDSREASTRVPAESGSMLVNIPRTTEGLEYGRSPAVPSSTLVELTTRLDFFKERRSQLMEQLHSLDLGHGSASHGFPYKPSSPWNSPR, from the exons ATGGCGGCGTCGGCATCGGCGCCGGGGTCGGCGGAGCGgcaggctcgcggcggcgcggcgttggCGAGCGGCAACGCG GTATTTAAGAGTGGCCCTCTCTTCATATCATCCAAAG GAATTGGATGGAAATCATGGAAAAAACGTTGGTTCATCCTCACAAGAACATCGCTGGTTTTCTTCAAGAGTGATCCT AGTACATTGCCTCAGCGAAGTGGTGAAGTGAATCTTACATTGGGGGGAATTGACCTGAATAATTCTGGAAG TGTGGTAGTCAGGGAAGACAAAAAGTTGCTGACTGTCCTTTTTCCAGATGGCCGTGATGGCCGTGCCTTCACCTTGAAG GCAGAAACTTCTGAAGACTTATTCGAGTGGAAAGCAGCACTGGAAGAAGCTCTTGCACAGGCTCCAAATGCAGCTCTTGTGATGGGACATAATGGAATATTTCGTAATGACACAACCGATGTATACGAAGGGGCTATTCCAAATT ggagagagaagagaccTATCAAATCACTAGTTGTTGGCAGGCCAATACTGCTTGCACTGGAAGATATAGATGGCAGTCCTTCTTTTCTAGAAAAAGCTTTGCGTTTCCTTGAGAAACATG GAATAAAAGTGGAAGGAATTTTGCGTCAAGCTGCAGATGTGGAGGAGGTTGACAGGAGATTGCAAGAATATGAGCAAG GAAGGACCGAGTTTGCACCAGAAGAGGATGCTCATGTTATTGGTGACTGCGTAAAG CATGTTCTTCGTGAGCTTCCATCATCTCCAGTTCCTGCTTCCTGCTGTACAGCATTATTGGAAGCTTTCC GTCTGGAGATCAAGGAAGCTCGGATCAATTCGATGCGTGCAGCAGTATCTGAAACATTTCCTGAGCCTAATAGGAGGCTGCTACAGAG AATTTTAAGAATGATGCATACCATTGCTTCTCATACTGCTGAGAATCGAATGACTCCATCAGCAGTTGCTGCTTGTATGGCCCCGCTCTTGTTACGTCCCCTTCTGGCCGGTGAATGCGAGATGGAAGATGACTTTGACATGAATGGTGACAGTGCTGCTCAGCTTATTGCGGCAGCTAATGCTGCTAATAGTGCTCAAGGCATTGTCACTACTCTATTAGAGGAATACAATAACATATTCAAC GATGAGCACCTCAGGTGCTCCTTGTCACCAGATTCTCAAACCGGAGATAGTGGAAGTGAAGAATCAACAGATGATGAAACTGTGGATATCAAGGATAATGGATTTCATGATGCAGAAAATGATGTTGATCAGGACTTAGATGATGCCGAGCGAATATTGAGTGGAAAATTGAGTGAAACCAGTGCGTGCACCCGTGCCGACCTCAATGACTACAAG GAGGTTAATGGCAATGATTCAGACGCTGAACCCTCTGTTGAGGACAACACTTTGGAATCAAATATAGGTCCAAATGATGCTCCGCTAAGCCATTTAACTGAAACTAGCTCAATGAGAGTCCAACAAGCATTGAATGGAAAAGATACATCAAATCCAGTTTCCAGTCATGAAACTCCATTGTCAATGGGAGAAATTCTTTTGTCATTGGATGCTGGAATTCCATTAGCTGGTCCTGGAGCTGAATATCCTAAGGACAGgctctccaacaaacccaatGGAAATCAGCAGCATGTGAAGCGTTCTAACTTATGGGGACGCAATAAT GCAAGAAAAGGCCAACAGTCGGAATTAATTGATCCATCTGTCGAAGAAGA GCTTGCTATTCAAAGACTTGAGGTAACAAAGAATGATCTACAGATCAGGATTGCAAAGGAG GCTAGAGGTAATGCAATCCTACAGGCAAGtctggaaagaagaaaacaagCATTACATGAGCGCCGGGTAGCTTTGGAACAGGAT GTGTCAAGGTTGCAAGAGCAGCTACAGGCTGAAAGGGATCTTAGAGCTGCACTCGAGGTTGGATTAAGCATGTCTTCTTCCCAATTGTCTAGTTCACGCTCCATGGATTCAAAG ACAAAGGCAGAGCTTGAGGAGATTGCTCTCGCAGAAGCTGATGTTGCAAGATTAAAACAGAAGGTTGCAGAGCTTCATCTCCAACTCAATCAACAGCGCCAGCACCAATATGGCTCTTCCGTAGATGCTAATGATCATTATCAACACCTTCCAAGTCATATCTCGCA GAATATTGTCCAACCAGGATTTGACAGGAGCATTGCTTTCTGTAATCAAGAGAAGACTCAAAGGAATGAG GAGAGCTTGCCAAGttcatcccactggagaagcaTCAAGCAGCATGTGATGTCGCATGGTTCTTCAAGGCCTTTCTCCCGCAAGCATTCCCTGGATGCCTCCTTGAGTGATTCAAGGGAGGCATCAACAAGGGTGCCTGCAGAGAGTGGGTCAATGCTGGTGAACATCCCCAGAACAACTGAG GGTCTTGAATATGGGAGATCGCCCGCTGTGCCATCGTCCACTCTGGTTGAACTAACTACGAGACTAGATTTCTTCAAAGAACGGCGGTCGCAGTTGATGGAACAACTCCACAGCCTCGATTTGGGTCACGGATCCGCATCCCATGGTTTCCCATACAAACCTTCGTCTCCCTGGAACAGTCCAAGGTAG
- the LOC120662073 gene encoding rho GTPase-activating protein 7-like isoform X3: MAASASAPGSAERQARGGAALASGNAVFKSGPLFISSKGIGWKSWKKRWFILTRTSLVFFKSDPSTLPQRSGEVNLTLGGIDLNNSGSVVVREDKKLLTVLFPDGRDGRAFTLKAETSEDLFEWKAALEEALAQAPNAALVMGHNGIFRNDTTDVYEGAIPNWREKRPIKSLVVGRPILLALEDIDGSPSFLEKALRFLEKHGIKVEGILRQAADVEEVDRRLQEYEQGRTEFAPEEDAHVIGDCVKHVLRELPSSPVPASCCTALLEAFRLEIKEARINSMRAAVSETFPEPNRRLLQRILRMMHTIASHTAENRMTPSAVAACMAPLLLRPLLAGECEMEDDFDMNGDSAAQLIAAANAANSAQGIVTTLLEEYNNIFNDEHLRCSLSPDSQTGDSGSEESTDDETVDIKDNGFHDAENDVDQDLDDAERILSGKLSETSACTRADLNDYKEVNGNDSDAEPSVEDNTLESNIGPNDAPLSHLTETSSMRVQQALNGKDTSNPVSSHETPLSMGEILLSLDAGIPLAGPGAEYPKDRLSNKPNGNQQHVKRSNLWGRNNARKGQQSELIDPSVEEELAIQRLEVTKNDLQIRIAKEARGNAILQASLERRKQALHERRVALEQDVSRLQEQLQAERDLRAALEVGLSMSSSQLSSSRSMDSKEYCPTRI; the protein is encoded by the exons ATGGCGGCGTCGGCATCGGCGCCGGGGTCGGCGGAGCGgcaggctcgcggcggcgcggcgttggCGAGCGGCAACGCG GTATTTAAGAGTGGCCCTCTCTTCATATCATCCAAAG GAATTGGATGGAAATCATGGAAAAAACGTTGGTTCATCCTCACAAGAACATCGCTGGTTTTCTTCAAGAGTGATCCT AGTACATTGCCTCAGCGAAGTGGTGAAGTGAATCTTACATTGGGGGGAATTGACCTGAATAATTCTGGAAG TGTGGTAGTCAGGGAAGACAAAAAGTTGCTGACTGTCCTTTTTCCAGATGGCCGTGATGGCCGTGCCTTCACCTTGAAG GCAGAAACTTCTGAAGACTTATTCGAGTGGAAAGCAGCACTGGAAGAAGCTCTTGCACAGGCTCCAAATGCAGCTCTTGTGATGGGACATAATGGAATATTTCGTAATGACACAACCGATGTATACGAAGGGGCTATTCCAAATT ggagagagaagagaccTATCAAATCACTAGTTGTTGGCAGGCCAATACTGCTTGCACTGGAAGATATAGATGGCAGTCCTTCTTTTCTAGAAAAAGCTTTGCGTTTCCTTGAGAAACATG GAATAAAAGTGGAAGGAATTTTGCGTCAAGCTGCAGATGTGGAGGAGGTTGACAGGAGATTGCAAGAATATGAGCAAG GAAGGACCGAGTTTGCACCAGAAGAGGATGCTCATGTTATTGGTGACTGCGTAAAG CATGTTCTTCGTGAGCTTCCATCATCTCCAGTTCCTGCTTCCTGCTGTACAGCATTATTGGAAGCTTTCC GTCTGGAGATCAAGGAAGCTCGGATCAATTCGATGCGTGCAGCAGTATCTGAAACATTTCCTGAGCCTAATAGGAGGCTGCTACAGAG AATTTTAAGAATGATGCATACCATTGCTTCTCATACTGCTGAGAATCGAATGACTCCATCAGCAGTTGCTGCTTGTATGGCCCCGCTCTTGTTACGTCCCCTTCTGGCCGGTGAATGCGAGATGGAAGATGACTTTGACATGAATGGTGACAGTGCTGCTCAGCTTATTGCGGCAGCTAATGCTGCTAATAGTGCTCAAGGCATTGTCACTACTCTATTAGAGGAATACAATAACATATTCAAC GATGAGCACCTCAGGTGCTCCTTGTCACCAGATTCTCAAACCGGAGATAGTGGAAGTGAAGAATCAACAGATGATGAAACTGTGGATATCAAGGATAATGGATTTCATGATGCAGAAAATGATGTTGATCAGGACTTAGATGATGCCGAGCGAATATTGAGTGGAAAATTGAGTGAAACCAGTGCGTGCACCCGTGCCGACCTCAATGACTACAAG GAGGTTAATGGCAATGATTCAGACGCTGAACCCTCTGTTGAGGACAACACTTTGGAATCAAATATAGGTCCAAATGATGCTCCGCTAAGCCATTTAACTGAAACTAGCTCAATGAGAGTCCAACAAGCATTGAATGGAAAAGATACATCAAATCCAGTTTCCAGTCATGAAACTCCATTGTCAATGGGAGAAATTCTTTTGTCATTGGATGCTGGAATTCCATTAGCTGGTCCTGGAGCTGAATATCCTAAGGACAGgctctccaacaaacccaatGGAAATCAGCAGCATGTGAAGCGTTCTAACTTATGGGGACGCAATAAT GCAAGAAAAGGCCAACAGTCGGAATTAATTGATCCATCTGTCGAAGAAGA GCTTGCTATTCAAAGACTTGAGGTAACAAAGAATGATCTACAGATCAGGATTGCAAAGGAG GCTAGAGGTAATGCAATCCTACAGGCAAGtctggaaagaagaaaacaagCATTACATGAGCGCCGGGTAGCTTTGGAACAGGAT GTGTCAAGGTTGCAAGAGCAGCTACAGGCTGAAAGGGATCTTAGAGCTGCACTCGAGGTTGGATTAAGCATGTCTTCTTCCCAATTGTCTAGTTCACGCTCCATGGATTCAAAG GAATATTGTCCAACCAGGATTTGA